The following are encoded in a window of Eriocheir sinensis breed Jianghai 21 unplaced genomic scaffold, ASM2467909v1 Scaffold675, whole genome shotgun sequence genomic DNA:
- the LOC126993783 gene encoding uncharacterized protein LOC126993783, with protein MKARLPLLLVFIESSLLAARNSFRPYWNPHCPAQITISGDEEWKNFTTREHNRGAWSTTLYVHPDPGFKGIRLVAAGDGLLSDAWFTLDATCFPGDAQWWRLWARVLNYGGINRHGLQFEVQAGDCALGCLRTGYFPDYRAVTVEAHGPSRWRSKYPSRQCTVKGYTRPSLSWKNCTYIPITTTTTTTPTTTTTTPTTTITTTTITIIVVSAMIGVGVLVVLVVVMWRFRQRRISKEVPRVPLRRGLAASWRVGGEAAIGDSRV; from the exons atgAAGGCCAGGCTGCCCTTACTCTTGGTGTTTATTGAGTCATCGTTGCTTGCGGCCAGAAATTCCTTCAGACCCTACTGGAACCCACACTGCCCTGCCCAAATTACCATCTCgggggatgaggaatggaagaactTTACCACCAGGGAACATAACAGGGGCGCCTGGAGCACCACCTTATACGTGCACCCCGATCCAGGGTTCAAAGGCATCaggctcgtggcggcgggcgatggcTTGCTGAGTgacgcctggttcacgctggacGCCACTTGCTTCCCTGGGGACGCacagtggtggaggttgtgggcaCGTGTGTTAAACTATGGCGGCATCAATCGCCACGGTCTTCAGTTTGAAGTACAGGCTGGTGACTGTGCTCTTGGGTGCCTCAGAACAGGCTACTTCCCTGATTACCGGGCTGTTACTGTTGAggctcacgggccctcaaggtggagatcAAAGTACCCGAGTCGACAATGCACTGTAAAAGGATACACAAGACCAAGCCTCTCATGGAAAAACTGCACctacatccccatcaccaccaccaccaccaccacccctacaaccaccaccaccacccctacaaccaccatcaccacaaccaccatcaccatcatcgttgtgtcggcaatgataggtgttggtgttcttgttgttcttgtggtaGTGATGTGGCGTTTCCGGCAAAGAAGGATATCCAAAGAAg TGCCCCGCGTGCCGCTGCGGCGTGGACTGGCCGCCTCCTGGCGCGTCGGTGGCGAGGCAGCGATCGGCGACAGCCGCGTGTAG